A stretch of Halocalculus aciditolerans DNA encodes these proteins:
- a CDS encoding Sjogren's syndrome/scleroderma autoantigen 1 family protein — translation MSESENEEFDKEAEKRRLREKYEKDRQQREATSRMSDLLLQGATMTNKHCDTCGDPLFRHQGEEFCATCQADARAVDAQPAEQTASEGADAEQVEAASRTEAPAESATDAQSATADRTPTQQRTRPRPATDSQSESAPRPADAAGRPAGSEPQRSDDSPVTSTGVAAARDDLAQTVSTLARRAAAADDPRQARELAEAAREAADALDALR, via the coding sequence ATGAGCGAGAGCGAAAACGAGGAGTTCGATAAGGAGGCCGAGAAACGACGCCTCCGCGAGAAGTACGAGAAGGACCGCCAGCAGCGCGAAGCCACCTCGCGCATGAGCGACCTCCTCCTCCAGGGCGCGACGATGACGAACAAACACTGCGACACCTGCGGCGACCCGCTCTTCCGCCATCAGGGCGAGGAGTTCTGTGCGACCTGCCAGGCCGACGCCCGAGCCGTCGACGCCCAGCCCGCTGAACAGACCGCGTCCGAAGGAGCCGACGCTGAACAGGTCGAGGCGGCTTCACGTACCGAGGCCCCGGCCGAATCCGCGACGGACGCCCAGTCGGCGACGGCCGACCGGACGCCGACCCAGCAGCGAACGCGGCCGCGGCCGGCCACCGACTCACAGTCGGAGTCCGCGCCGCGACCGGCCGACGCAGCCGGCCGCCCCGCCGGCTCCGAACCCCAGCGCTCCGATGACTCCCCCGTCACCTCTACTGGCGTCGCCGCCGCCCGTGACGACCTCGCGCAGACCGTCTCCACGCTCGCCCGCCGCGCCGCCGCCGCAGACGACCCCCGACAGGCCCGCGAACTCGCCGAAGCCGCCCGCGAAGCCGCCGACGCCCTCGACGCCCTCCGCTGA
- a CDS encoding MFS transporter has translation MNQSGRRVLAACTGAYFAVRVGQLALSPVLPAVVDDLHVSTATAGLALTVMWLAYAAAQLPSGLLAGRLGGRQTVLLALGGVAVGAALVAVAGSPVAFVAAVVVVGGAAGLYYNAGASLLASAFDAVGAPIGLHKLGSRAAGVVTPVAAAGLLAVAGWRAVPAAATGVAVLGVVGTVGVVGATPAPGGATPSVRAGVWSAVEALRRPEVAGTTVLTAGGEFVEQAVLSFLPTFLAAYRGVSLGTAGALFAVTFVAAAAVGPVAGWLADRYSANAAATATMTAGVAGFLVLLGGPAVALPVGAALVGLSMGWSAPLQSRVLNALEDGERGAGFGAYRTGYLAVGSLGSVVVGTTAAKAGWGVAVALLAAVLALAALGLLAERVA, from the coding sequence GTGAACCAGTCAGGGAGACGAGTGTTGGCGGCGTGCACGGGCGCGTACTTCGCGGTTCGCGTCGGCCAGCTCGCGCTCAGCCCCGTCCTGCCGGCGGTCGTCGACGACCTCCACGTGTCGACGGCGACGGCGGGGCTGGCGTTGACGGTGATGTGGCTGGCGTACGCGGCGGCGCAGCTGCCGAGCGGCCTGCTCGCGGGCCGGCTGGGCGGGCGGCAGACCGTCCTGCTGGCGCTCGGTGGGGTGGCGGTCGGGGCGGCGCTCGTCGCGGTCGCGGGGTCGCCGGTCGCGTTCGTCGCGGCAGTCGTGGTGGTCGGCGGCGCGGCGGGACTCTACTACAACGCGGGGGCGAGCCTGCTCGCGTCGGCGTTCGACGCGGTGGGCGCGCCCATCGGCCTGCACAAGCTCGGGAGTCGCGCCGCGGGCGTGGTGACACCGGTCGCGGCCGCGGGACTGCTGGCGGTCGCGGGCTGGCGAGCGGTCCCGGCGGCGGCCACGGGGGTCGCGGTTCTCGGCGTCGTCGGAACGGTCGGTGTCGTGGGCGCGACGCCAGCTCCGGGGGGTGCGACGCCTTCGGTTCGCGCGGGCGTCTGGAGCGCGGTCGAGGCGCTCCGCCGCCCGGAGGTCGCGGGGACGACCGTCCTGACGGCCGGCGGCGAGTTCGTCGAGCAGGCCGTCCTCTCCTTCCTACCGACGTTCCTGGCCGCCTACCGGGGGGTGAGCCTCGGGACGGCGGGCGCGCTGTTCGCGGTGACGTTCGTCGCGGCGGCGGCGGTCGGCCCGGTCGCGGGCTGGCTCGCGGACCGCTACTCGGCGAACGCCGCGGCGACGGCGACGATGACGGCGGGCGTCGCCGGCTTCCTCGTGCTCCTCGGCGGCCCGGCGGTCGCGCTCCCGGTCGGTGCCGCGCTCGTCGGGCTCTCGATGGGGTGGAGCGCGCCGCTCCAATCGCGCGTGCTGAACGCGCTCGAAGACGGGGAGCGCGGTGCCGGCTTCGGCGCGTACCGCACGGGCTACCTCGCCGTCGGCTCGCTCGGGAGCGTCGTCGTCGGCACGACCGCCGCGAAGGCCGGCTGGGGCGTCGCCGTCGCGCTGCTCGCGGCCGTGCTGGCGCTCGCGGCGCTCGGCCTGCTGGCGGAACGAGTCGCGTAG
- a CDS encoding MFS transporter, protein MTESAPAERLFRGHSGRLLLVVSLGWFAIQTGRLVVSPLLPDIQNALRITSAEAGFALTAMWGLYALAQYPSGRLSDQLSRKTLLLTGLVAILVGFLALAAAPVYALFVLAAAAVGLGAGCYPVAARALVSDLFVEKRGRAFGLHSGAGDLGGVAAAGLATLVLAYATWRAAFLPIAAVLAVVVVTYALWSAESLTVARTDLAVAATARRILGDAQLRWLLLTYALYAFTWQSAAGFLPTYLRAKDFSPLVANAAFAVLFGVGTLVKPAAGTLSDRVPRDHLTPVTLALAALSLAGIVLAQTPIVAVAAVVAFAVGLMAYPPIMQAYLMDSFPDESAGGDLGAMRTVYLAIGATGPTFVGVVHTQASYDLAFACLVAALATGAVILVALARKQ, encoded by the coding sequence GTGACGGAATCCGCCCCCGCCGAACGCCTCTTCCGCGGCCACTCCGGCCGCCTCCTCCTCGTCGTCTCGCTCGGCTGGTTCGCCATCCAGACCGGCCGCCTCGTCGTCTCCCCGCTCCTCCCCGACATCCAGAACGCCCTCCGCATCACGAGCGCCGAAGCCGGGTTCGCGCTCACCGCGATGTGGGGGCTGTACGCGCTCGCCCAATACCCATCCGGGCGGCTCTCCGACCAGCTCAGCAGGAAGACGCTCCTCCTCACCGGCCTCGTCGCCATCCTCGTCGGCTTCCTCGCGCTCGCCGCCGCCCCCGTCTACGCGCTCTTCGTGCTCGCGGCCGCGGCGGTCGGCCTCGGCGCTGGCTGCTACCCGGTCGCCGCCCGCGCGCTCGTCTCCGACCTCTTCGTCGAGAAACGCGGCCGCGCGTTCGGCCTCCACTCCGGCGCGGGCGACCTCGGCGGCGTCGCCGCCGCCGGCCTCGCCACCCTCGTCCTCGCCTACGCCACGTGGCGCGCCGCCTTCCTCCCCATCGCCGCCGTCCTCGCCGTCGTCGTCGTCACCTACGCCCTCTGGAGCGCCGAATCCCTCACCGTCGCCCGCACCGACCTCGCCGTCGCCGCGACCGCGCGCCGCATCCTCGGCGACGCACAGCTCCGCTGGCTCCTCCTCACCTACGCCCTCTACGCCTTCACCTGGCAGTCCGCCGCCGGCTTCCTCCCCACCTACCTCCGCGCGAAGGACTTCTCCCCGCTCGTCGCGAACGCCGCCTTCGCCGTCCTCTTCGGCGTCGGCACCCTCGTCAAACCCGCCGCCGGAACCCTCTCCGACCGCGTCCCCCGCGACCACCTCACTCCCGTCACGCTCGCCCTCGCCGCCCTCTCACTCGCCGGAATCGTCCTCGCCCAGACCCCCATCGTCGCCGTCGCCGCCGTCGTCGCCTTCGCCGTCGGCCTCATGGCCTACCCGCCCATCATGCAGGCCTACCTCATGGACTCCTTCCCCGACGAATCTGCCGGTGGCGACCTCGGCGCGATGCGCACCGTCTACCTCGCCATCGGCGCGACCGGCCCCACCTTCGTCGGCGTCGTCCACACCCAGGCGAGCTACGACCTCGCCTTCGCCTGCCTCGTCGCCGCGCTCGCGACCGGCGCAGTCATCCTCGTCGCCCTCGCCCGGAAACAGTAG
- the mdh gene encoding malate dehydrogenase, translating into MTKVSIVGAAGTVGAAAGYNLALRDVVDELVFVDIPDMEDKAVGQAADANHGVAYDSNTTVVQGDYSATEGSDVVVITAGIPRKPGQSRLDLAGDNAPIMEDIGTSLAQYNDDFVSVTTSNPVDLLNRHLYETGDRDRYKVVGFGGRLDSARFRYVLSERFDVPVQNVDATILGEHGDAQVPVFSKVRVDGHDPVFDDAEKEEILGDLQESAMDVIERKGATQWGPATGVAHMVEAIVRDTKEVLPGSVVLDGEYGHEDAAFGVPVKLGKNGVEEVVEWDLTEYERDQLGEAAEKLSEQYEQIS; encoded by the coding sequence ATGACGAAAGTGAGCATCGTCGGTGCGGCAGGGACGGTCGGTGCGGCGGCGGGCTACAATCTGGCGCTGCGCGACGTCGTCGACGAGCTCGTGTTCGTGGACATCCCGGATATGGAGGACAAAGCGGTCGGGCAGGCCGCGGACGCGAACCACGGCGTCGCGTACGACTCGAACACGACGGTCGTGCAGGGCGACTACTCGGCGACCGAGGGGTCAGACGTGGTCGTCATCACGGCGGGAATCCCGCGGAAGCCCGGGCAGTCCCGCCTCGACCTCGCGGGCGACAACGCGCCCATCATGGAGGACATCGGGACGTCGCTCGCGCAGTACAACGACGACTTCGTGTCGGTGACGACGTCGAATCCCGTGGACCTCCTGAACCGCCATCTCTACGAGACGGGCGACCGCGACCGCTACAAGGTCGTCGGGTTCGGCGGCCGCCTCGACTCCGCGCGGTTCCGCTACGTGCTGAGCGAGCGCTTCGACGTGCCGGTGCAGAACGTGGACGCGACCATCCTCGGCGAGCACGGCGACGCGCAGGTGCCGGTGTTCTCGAAGGTGCGCGTCGACGGCCACGACCCCGTCTTCGACGACGCGGAGAAAGAGGAGATTCTCGGCGACCTCCAGGAGTCCGCGATGGACGTCATCGAGCGGAAGGGCGCGACGCAGTGGGGGCCGGCGACGGGCGTCGCGCACATGGTCGAAGCCATCGTCCGCGACACGAAGGAGGTCCTCCCGGGGAGCGTCGTGCTCGACGGCGAGTACGGCCACGAGGACGCCGCGTTCGGCGTGCCGGTGAAACTCGGGAAGAACGGCGTGGAAGAGGTCGTCGAGTGGGACCTGACGGAGTACGAACGCGACCAGCTCGGCGAGGCGGCCGAAAAGCTCTCCGAGCAGTACGAGCAGATCTCCTGA
- a CDS encoding DUF7847 domain-containing protein: MVVFSALRDAVGVFRRRPVLLPVVAALLLVPQLLSLARVVPATSDLGPLLQVVQFVAGPFFVVPALGLLDDATADTEPGGETRLDLDAATDGFAANVVSLVGANAILLLGAVAWAIATVVVSALLSVLGLALGFLVLVAAIPLVQFVDVAVVVGDSRAVDAVKESVGLATDHFGAAVGFLVVRLGISALAAAPFFLVSNALPPRIVADGPLHLTPLAVATGVFALAVTAVLVGYRVCVYRALTAADGTVETAGYTSRAGD; this comes from the coding sequence ATGGTCGTCTTCAGCGCCCTCCGCGACGCCGTCGGCGTGTTCCGCCGCCGGCCCGTCCTCCTCCCGGTCGTCGCCGCGCTCTTACTCGTCCCGCAACTCCTCTCGCTCGCCAGAGTCGTCCCGGCGACGAGCGACCTCGGCCCCCTCCTCCAGGTCGTCCAGTTCGTCGCCGGCCCGTTCTTCGTCGTTCCCGCGCTCGGCCTTCTCGACGACGCCACAGCCGACACCGAACCCGGCGGCGAGACGCGCCTCGACCTCGACGCTGCGACGGACGGGTTCGCCGCGAACGTCGTCTCTCTCGTCGGCGCGAACGCCATCCTCCTCCTCGGCGCGGTCGCGTGGGCCATCGCCACCGTCGTCGTCAGCGCGCTCCTCAGCGTCCTCGGCCTAGCGCTCGGCTTCCTCGTTCTCGTCGCCGCTATCCCGCTCGTCCAGTTCGTCGACGTCGCCGTCGTCGTCGGCGACTCCCGCGCCGTCGACGCCGTCAAAGAGAGCGTCGGTCTCGCCACCGACCACTTCGGCGCGGCCGTCGGCTTCCTCGTCGTCCGACTCGGCATCTCCGCGCTCGCCGCCGCGCCGTTCTTCCTCGTCTCGAACGCGCTCCCGCCGCGCATCGTCGCCGACGGTCCCCTCCACCTCACGCCGCTCGCCGTCGCCACCGGCGTCTTCGCGCTCGCCGTCACCGCCGTCCTCGTCGGCTACCGCGTCTGCGTCTACCGCGCCCTCACCGCGGCTGACGGCACAGTCGAAACGGCCGGTTACACGTCGCGAGCGGGCGATTGA
- a CDS encoding ferredoxin, which translates to MRIEFDRDVCIGMFQCVAEWEGGFERDSNAGKAVLVDSEEVEEGVFSRDVPEDAELDAKFAARSCPVDAIRVYEDGEQVV; encoded by the coding sequence ATGCGCATCGAGTTCGACCGCGACGTCTGCATCGGGATGTTCCAGTGTGTCGCCGAGTGGGAGGGGGGCTTCGAACGCGACTCGAACGCCGGGAAAGCCGTCCTCGTCGACAGCGAGGAAGTCGAGGAGGGTGTGTTCAGCCGCGACGTCCCCGAGGACGCCGAACTCGACGCGAAGTTCGCCGCGCGCTCCTGCCCCGTCGACGCCATCCGCGTCTACGAGGACGGCGAACAGGTCGTGTAG
- a CDS encoding universal stress protein encodes MQILAPIDGSDCSFRALTFACGMAKAYGGDLHVVHITDVQNEATEEILDRARGVLDAEGVDGDPEVTTDLNLSSRPSKRVGEDILELVEEEGYDHIVMGHHGQGRVERLVLGSAASTVLESNKIPATIIP; translated from the coding sequence ATGCAGATACTCGCGCCTATCGACGGGTCGGACTGCAGTTTCCGCGCGCTCACGTTCGCCTGCGGGATGGCGAAAGCGTACGGGGGCGACCTCCACGTGGTTCACATCACGGACGTGCAGAACGAGGCGACCGAGGAAATCCTGGACCGCGCCCGAGGCGTCCTCGACGCGGAGGGCGTCGACGGCGACCCGGAGGTCACGACGGACCTCAATCTCTCGTCGCGGCCGTCGAAGCGCGTCGGCGAGGACATCCTCGAACTCGTCGAGGAGGAAGGCTACGACCACATCGTGATGGGTCACCACGGACAGGGCCGCGTCGAACGCCTCGTCCTCGGGAGCGCCGCGTCGACGGTGCTCGAATCGAACAAGATCCCGGCGACGATCATCCCCTGA
- a CDS encoding DUF5806 family protein, with protein sequence MSQEGEEQTRQSTTDAESEAESASPGVPDAEREEASDVPEDVQKYARFQKMDGAQYDRVNEFLRERTYVTAREWAIARLCADFRTETGVEMTKIGENLPELVPFMTDTYTPQAVNQARSAFEEKVRKAGATFLYGAMCDFFTADELDDVMYETTEIAKFLLEVEGVDLTVDEELDAEERISSVMRDVRRASDDLRHHTEECPHCGGDLTADD encoded by the coding sequence ATGAGTCAGGAGGGCGAGGAGCAAACTCGCCAGTCGACGACGGACGCCGAATCCGAAGCGGAATCGGCGAGCCCCGGGGTGCCGGACGCCGAGCGCGAGGAGGCGTCGGACGTGCCGGAGGACGTCCAGAAGTACGCGCGGTTCCAGAAGATGGACGGCGCGCAGTACGACCGCGTGAACGAGTTCCTCCGCGAGCGCACGTACGTCACCGCGAGGGAGTGGGCGATTGCGCGGCTCTGCGCGGACTTCCGCACGGAGACGGGCGTGGAGATGACGAAAATCGGTGAGAACCTCCCGGAGCTCGTGCCGTTCATGACGGATACGTACACGCCGCAGGCGGTGAACCAGGCGCGCTCGGCGTTCGAGGAGAAGGTTCGGAAGGCGGGCGCGACGTTCCTCTACGGCGCGATGTGCGATTTCTTCACGGCCGACGAACTCGACGACGTGATGTACGAGACCACGGAAATCGCGAAGTTCCTCCTCGAAGTCGAAGGCGTCGACCTGACCGTCGACGAGGAGCTCGACGCGGAGGAACGCATCTCCAGCGTGATGCGTGACGTCCGTCGGGCGAGCGACGACCTCCGCCACCACACGGAGGAGTGCCCGCACTGCGGCGGCGACCTCACCGCCGACGACTAA
- the thrC gene encoding threonine synthase: MAALDLGGETPSVADRGVWLACIECGETHAPFDDVIYRCPDCDGLLEARYDEYPTFEDFEGRGVWRYADSLPFPEGVSIEEGDTPLYSVPGIEAAVDVESVRVKHEGANPTGAFKDRGMTVGVRVAQELGVGRLACASTGNTSAALACYGARADLDVLVLLPAGKVAAGKVAQASLHGAKILEVDGNFDACLDIVAELATRGDAYLLNSINPFRLEGQKTIGLEILEAHREEHGEWPDRVVLPVGNAGNTAALYKCFRELVAAGEMREDEMPALTGVQAAGAAPMVEAVREGRDEVRRWDEVETIATAIRIGMPVNAPKALPGIRATGGTAVAVEDEEITQAQRDLARDGVGVEPASAASVAGLRKLVDDGEIESDERVVCLTTGHLLKDPDAAAAAGSEPIPVPNDVDGVLDAI, translated from the coding sequence ATGGCTGCTCTTGACCTCGGCGGCGAGACGCCGTCGGTGGCGGACCGCGGGGTGTGGTTGGCGTGTATCGAGTGTGGGGAGACGCACGCGCCGTTCGACGACGTGATCTATCGGTGTCCGGACTGCGACGGGCTCTTGGAGGCGCGGTACGACGAGTATCCGACGTTCGAGGACTTCGAGGGCCGCGGGGTGTGGCGGTACGCGGACTCGCTGCCGTTCCCCGAGGGCGTGAGCATCGAGGAGGGGGATACGCCGCTGTACTCGGTGCCGGGGATCGAGGCGGCCGTCGACGTGGAGAGCGTCCGCGTGAAACACGAGGGCGCGAATCCGACGGGGGCGTTCAAGGACCGCGGAATGACGGTGGGCGTGCGGGTGGCCCAGGAGTTGGGCGTGGGTCGGTTGGCGTGTGCGTCGACGGGGAACACGAGCGCGGCGCTGGCGTGCTACGGCGCGCGCGCCGACCTCGACGTCCTCGTCCTCCTCCCGGCGGGGAAAGTCGCGGCGGGGAAGGTCGCGCAGGCGAGCCTGCACGGCGCGAAAATCCTCGAAGTGGACGGGAACTTCGACGCCTGCCTCGACATCGTCGCGGAGCTCGCGACGCGCGGCGACGCCTACCTCCTGAACTCCATCAACCCCTTCCGGCTCGAGGGGCAGAAGACCATCGGCCTCGAAATCCTCGAAGCCCACAGGGAAGAACACGGGGAGTGGCCGGACCGCGTCGTGCTTCCGGTCGGGAACGCCGGGAACACGGCGGCGCTCTACAAGTGCTTCCGCGAGCTCGTGGCGGCGGGCGAGATGAGGGAGGACGAGATGCCGGCGTTGACGGGCGTGCAGGCTGCGGGGGCTGCGCCGATGGTGGAGGCCGTGCGCGAAGGCCGGGACGAGGTGCGGCGGTGGGACGAGGTGGAGACCATCGCGACGGCGATCAGAATCGGGATGCCGGTGAACGCGCCGAAGGCGCTTCCCGGAATTCGCGCGACGGGCGGGACCGCCGTGGCGGTCGAGGACGAGGAGATCACGCAGGCGCAACGCGACCTCGCGCGCGACGGCGTCGGCGTCGAGCCGGCGTCGGCGGCGTCGGTCGCGGGCCTCCGGAAGCTCGTCGACGACGGCGAGATCGAGAGCGACGAGCGCGTCGTCTGCCTCACTACGGGCCACCTGTTGAAGGACCCGGACGCGGCGGCGGCCGCGGGGAGTGAACCGATTCCGGTGCCGAACGACGTCGACGGCGTCCTCGACGCCATCTGA
- the serA gene encoding phosphoglycerate dehydrogenase, whose product MKVLVTDPIADAGLAVLHDAGYTVVEAYDVEGDALLEAVSDANALVVRSGTQVTEAVFEAADDLRIVARAGIGVDNIDIDAATEHGVIVANAPEGNVRAAAEHTVAMAFAAARSIPQAHGRLKQGEWAKGDFVGHEVNDKTLGVVGLGRVGQEVAKRLGALGMDLVAYDPYIGEDRANQLGAELVDLDDCIARADFLTIHVPLTPETEGLIGAEELAQLEDGYVVNCARGGVVDESALAEAVEDGVVAGAALDVFADEPLPENSPLLDVDDIVVTPHLGASTTEAQEHVATTTADQVVAAFEDEPVLNALNAPSVDAAAFDRIRPYVDLAETAGRVAAQLFDGRVERIEIAYAGDIAGEDVDLVTASAQQGVFDPLEWQVNAVNAPRVAEERGIDVTETKTRASEDFQSLLTVTVGGDGEELSVSGTLFAGDDPRLVSVDGYRVDAIPAGHMLVARNYDEPGVIGLIGTVLGDHDVNIAGMFNARGKHGGEALTVYNLDAAVPDDAVDDLLADDRIISVTEIELDD is encoded by the coding sequence AGGTACTCGTAACGGACCCCATCGCGGACGCGGGTCTCGCCGTCCTCCACGACGCCGGCTACACCGTCGTCGAGGCCTACGACGTCGAAGGTGACGCGCTCCTCGAAGCTGTCTCGGACGCGAACGCGCTCGTCGTCCGCTCCGGGACGCAGGTCACCGAAGCCGTGTTCGAAGCCGCCGACGACCTCCGCATCGTCGCGCGCGCCGGCATCGGCGTGGACAACATCGACATCGACGCCGCCACCGAACACGGCGTCATCGTCGCGAACGCGCCCGAAGGCAACGTCCGCGCCGCCGCCGAGCACACCGTCGCGATGGCGTTCGCCGCCGCGCGCTCCATCCCGCAAGCCCACGGCCGCCTCAAGCAGGGCGAGTGGGCGAAAGGCGACTTCGTCGGCCACGAAGTCAACGACAAGACGCTCGGCGTCGTCGGCCTCGGCCGCGTCGGCCAAGAAGTGGCAAAGCGCCTCGGCGCGCTCGGCATGGACCTCGTCGCCTACGACCCCTACATCGGCGAGGACCGCGCGAACCAGCTCGGTGCCGAACTCGTCGACTTAGACGACTGCATCGCCCGCGCCGACTTCCTCACCATCCACGTCCCCCTCACCCCCGAGACGGAGGGCCTCATCGGCGCGGAAGAGCTCGCCCAGCTCGAAGACGGCTACGTCGTGAACTGCGCGCGCGGCGGCGTCGTCGACGAATCCGCGCTCGCCGAAGCCGTCGAAGACGGCGTCGTCGCCGGCGCGGCCCTCGACGTCTTCGCCGACGAACCACTCCCCGAGAACTCGCCGCTCCTCGACGTCGACGACATCGTCGTCACCCCGCACCTCGGCGCGAGCACCACCGAGGCCCAGGAGCACGTCGCGACGACCACCGCCGACCAGGTCGTCGCCGCCTTCGAGGACGAACCCGTCCTCAACGCGCTCAACGCGCCGAGCGTCGACGCCGCCGCCTTCGACCGCATCCGCCCCTACGTCGACCTCGCCGAAACCGCAGGCAGAGTCGCCGCCCAGCTCTTCGACGGCCGCGTCGAACGCATCGAAATCGCCTACGCCGGCGACATCGCCGGCGAAGACGTCGACCTCGTCACCGCCAGCGCCCAACAGGGCGTCTTCGACCCGCTCGAGTGGCAGGTGAACGCCGTCAACGCCCCGCGCGTCGCCGAAGAACGCGGCATCGACGTCACCGAAACCAAGACCCGCGCCAGCGAGGACTTCCAGAGCCTCCTCACCGTCACCGTCGGCGGCGACGGCGAGGAGCTCAGCGTCTCCGGGACGCTCTTCGCCGGCGACGACCCCCGCCTCGTCTCCGTCGACGGCTACCGCGTCGACGCCATCCCCGCCGGCCACATGCTCGTCGCCCGCAACTACGACGAACCCGGCGTCATCGGCCTCATCGGGACCGTCCTCGGCGACCACGACGTCAACATCGCCGGCATGTTCAACGCCCGCGGCAAACACGGCGGCGAAGCCCTCACCGTGTATAACCTCGACGCCGCCGTCCCCGACGACGCCGTCGACGACCTCCTCGCCGACGACCGCATCATCTCCGTCACCGAAATCGAACTCGACGACTGA
- a CDS encoding DUF7529 family protein — translation MTEEADGVPSGVNAPNPAAWRDVVADMDATADAYEDADWGVVKCHPGDVAVLTEGDRTGLDVVLPDDEYETVESLFEDGVAFTEYEVLQAVEADTVYVVVVMEDPEREQALLYPAYYGVPDAEKLLDTADADGLHVYLRRLDDDYVELVHERPEFFEPDE, via the coding sequence ATGACCGAGGAAGCCGACGGAGTGCCGAGTGGCGTGAACGCGCCGAACCCCGCGGCGTGGCGGGACGTCGTCGCCGACATGGACGCGACCGCGGACGCCTACGAGGACGCCGACTGGGGCGTCGTGAAGTGCCACCCCGGCGACGTCGCAGTCCTCACGGAGGGCGACCGCACGGGGCTAGACGTCGTCCTCCCCGACGACGAGTACGAGACCGTCGAGAGCCTCTTCGAGGACGGCGTGGCGTTCACCGAGTACGAAGTCCTCCAGGCCGTCGAGGCGGACACGGTCTACGTCGTCGTCGTGATGGAGGACCCGGAGCGCGAACAGGCGCTCCTCTACCCCGCGTACTACGGCGTCCCAGACGCCGAGAAGCTCCTCGACACCGCGGACGCGGACGGTCTCCACGTCTACCTCCGCCGGCTCGACGACGACTACGTCGAGCTCGTCCACGAGCGCCCCGAGTTCTTCGAGCCGGACGAGTAG